From Leptospira kirschneri serovar Cynopteri str. 3522 CT:
TTTAAATAGAATAGGACTGGGTCTCAGTTTTTCATATTCTACTTACGAATTTCCTTTGGGTTTAGGATATAGATATTCAAATGGAGAATGGGTTTTTGAAACTTCTTTTTCCGGAATTTTTTGGACGGGACATTTTCGGGACTTTCACTATCAAAGGGCTCTTAACTTTATCGGAGACGTTTCGGGTTTTGGAATCGACTTCAACATAGGAGCGGGAAAAATTTTCGGGAACTATCTGATGTTTCTCAAACTCAACGAACACAGACTTTTCGGTGACGGACATTTTGTTACCAAAGGTGGACTCAGTGAAAGCGACATTTTATCCCAACATCTAGGCCATTATAAAAATTATATGAATCTAAAAGAATGGAACATAGAACTGTCACTGACCGGATTTTTGTACTAAGGAAATTCCAATTCTAAGTTTCCCGATAAAATCGGTAAAATTTAAAACCAACTTCAAAAGGAAAACGATCTGAAAAATAGAATTCTATTCATCAATCTAGGCGGCCCACGTAACGAATTTGAAATCGAAAAATTTCTAATCGATCTTTTTGAAGACCCTTTTGTTTTTGATCTTCCACTTCCGGAATGGATCCGAAGACCTTTAGGAAAATGGATCGCAAAAAAAAGAACTCCCAAAATCGCAAAGACCTACGAGTCCATGGGATTTGGAGGAGGTTCTCCTTTAGTTTCTGAAACCAACAAACAAGCGGACGCCATCACACAGACCCTCAAAAAAATTACGGGAGAAACCTGGGAAAGTATCGTCACTATGACCTGTGGTCATCCAAATATTAGGGACATACCTAGAGAATTTATGATTCCAAGTAATAAAAATATTATATTTCCATTATATCCTCATTTTTCTAGATCCACCGTTTTAAGTACCGCCAAACTTATAGAACAAAACGTTGGATTTTGTCCGTTAGGCGTCGAAGGTTGGGTTACACCTTTTCATTCTTCTCAAATTTATCTGGAATCGATTTTGAATTTGATTTTGGATTTTTTTCAAGGTAAACTGAATCAGAAAGACTTTTTACATTCCGATTCTTTTCGAAAAGTTCCCGACTGGGAAACGATCGACTTAGTTTTTAGTGCACACGGAATTCCGATCCGCCTAATCCAAAAAGGTGATCGTTACAAGGAAGAAATAGATTCCAACGTAAAAAACCTTAAAAAATTACTCTACGAAAATGGATTTTTAGGAAAATGTCATATTTCTTTTCAGAGTAGGGTAGGGCCTTCCAAGTGGACAGAACCAAACACGATCCAAATGTTAGAAGGATTAGGAAAAAAAGGAGTCAAAAGAGTAGCCATTTATCCGATCAGTTTTGTAAGCGATCACCTGGAAACCTTAGAAGAAATCGGAGAACAATTCAAAAAAGTAGCTCACCAAAATGGAATTTTAGAATACTACCGAATTCCGGCTCCCGGAATTTATCCTAAATTTATAGAAGCGATGGCAAAAATAGCGTTGGAATCTTCCCAGACCTCAAGAAAAGAATGTCTCTGTAAAAAACTGGGAGGTTTTAATTTAAATTCGGCAGAATGTACACGTCTGATTTCTTAAACAAATCTATATTACTCAATCCTAAAATCAAGTCCTCATATAATTGCCGTTTTACGGTAAGTGTCCATTTAAAATTCAAGATGATTTCGTTTTAAATTTTTAGCTTAACGTGAGCAGGACATAACAAATGCGAAAGCGATTATTATGCTGCGATCCATAGAGAGCCATAACCAACCCCACAAGTTGAATAGGATTTTAGAATCAAAATTGAACTAAAGCACAACGCTCTATGAATCGCGTTGTGGGGTTGGTTATGATAGAGAGCAGCACCTTAGTTTGAAAAATTCCGAAAGAATTGGAGCGAAAAGAACTCACTCACGTTAACTTATGTGCGTCCTTATTAATTCCGCATAACGTTCCAGGCTCTTTCCAAAATGGAACCGAGGCCGATACCGTATCTAAAATTCCCTTCTACAAAAATTCCTTCCGGCAGACTTCGATCTAATTCTTTGTTAAATTCAAGAAGAGCTAAATCGTATATCGGAAGAGCCGATTTCCAAATCGTAACATAATGATTGAGTGGCTCTTCATTTTGAATCGTTATCTTTTTTCGATCCTCTTCTAATACGTTTATAATTTCCCTTTCTTTGAATTTTACGATTTCTTGATCTAGAGCGCCTCCGAAAATAAAAGTTTCCGAGTAATGTCCTTTAGAAACTCTTCCCGAAAAAATAGAAGAATTGAACAAAACTCCTCGAGCTCTAAAACCAGAATCGGAAGGAAAAAGAATTCCGAATCCGTTCTTTTCTCCGAGCAAAGGTTGATTACCAAATCGAGTGACGGTTACAATTCCTAGAGTTTTACATAACTTTTCATATCTTTTAAATACTGGAAAACTGGATGATAGTAATTTTAAAGAAGATTCTAAGCCACAAGAAAGAATAATTTTCGAATTAGGATATTTTTTTCTAATCGAGCTTAGAGTAGGGGATTCTTGCGAATAATATATCTTAGAATTTGGAGACGATTTAATTTTCGCTTCCATTGCGTTTAAAAGTTCTCCTAAACCACCCCTAAAACTTACCGTTCCTCTTTTTTGTTTTGGATTTTTTGTTTTTATTTTTTTAATTCTACGAATATTCTTCAGTAAGGAGCCCTTAGAAGTAATCCAACCTCCTAACACAAGTTCGGCGGACATATCCTTTAGATTTCCTGCGTAAATTCCGCCTAGGCCTGGTTCCAATACGTTTTTTACCGCACCTTTCCCCAATACACGAACTCCCCACTGATAAACGGATTCTCCCGTTCGAATCTCGGCGGAGATCACTAAAATTCCATATAACACGCGCAAGGTGTCTAAAAAAGAAAGTGGAAATCTTGTAGGAGATCCATTTTTCCAGATAAATCTTTTTTTTGATTTTTTTTCTGCAGTAAGAATTTTCAAACCAAGCGTGGAAGCAAGCTCCTCGAGTTGATACGAATTTAAGACTCCATTGGCCGCAGTTTCTACAAGTCCAAAAGGTGTTTGGATGGATCCTACCAATCCTCCGGACCGGTTCTGTTTTTCGTAAAGAAACACAGACTTTCCCTCTAAAACGGCAAGAGTAGAATAAAGAAGTCCGGTAAAACCCGCTCCGATGACTATATAATCCGGTGATTGTGTTCTCACGGATCTACTTTGAAAAGAATCGAAAGATTGTAAATCAGCAATCGTAAATTCTTTTTAGTATTCTTAAAAGAATTATTGAGTTCTAATATAATCCAATCTTAGAATTGATACCTGTATCCGAATGTGTATTTGGACTCAAAGGTAGGCCCATTCGTAAAACCGCCGTTTGTCGTTCCGGAATTCGCCATCGGATTGTAATCAAAAATCAGTCCTTTTGTCGCTCCGTTTGAAATTCCTACCGTGGAAGAAATTTGTCCGCCAAAAATAAACGCATCCATCAAGTTGATGACATAGATTCCGGCTAACACACCTATGCTGGCTTGCAGATTTTTATAGGCCTTATCTACTGCTTCCCTTTTATCCTGGTAAGGACTTAACTCCTGATTGTAAAAATGAAGAACGACCGGATCGGTAATCACGGGAGGTAACTCCGGATTGGGCATTCCCAAAGCGGCGAGTGCGAGAGAACTATTTGAGTATGGATTTCCGTAACTCTCGTATTCTCTTTTGGCAACTACATACTTGCGATTATTCTCATATACTGCGTAACCAGCAGCCAGAAAAAGAGTAGGATAGATGATCGCCGCAAACTTTCTTTCGCTTGCCCATTGTCCCCAACCTGGAAGCACTACAGATCTTGCAAGGGCTCCGACTCTGGAAACTTCCGGTTGTTTTTTAGGTGGAGGAGGCGGGGGTGGAACCGGTTTATTTTTTTCCGCAGCCTCTCTTTCTCTTCTAAGTCTTTCTTCTTCCTCTTGTTGTTTTTTTAATTCTAGATTTCTTTGTTTTGTAAGTTTTTCTTCTTCTAATCTTTGGATTTCAGCGTTGCGGACTTTTTCTTCCTCTTCTTCGCTTACATCTTTATAAATTACTTTTAAAATTTCTTTTTTAGATATTACGTGTTTACCGTGTTTTGTTTGGATCGTAAGCGTCTTTTGATTTTGTGTAATTACCTTACCTCGATAACTTCCGCCTTCCTGAAGTAAAACGGTCTCCGCCGAAATCGAAAAAATGAATATAAAAAGTATGCCAAAAACTAAAACGAGTTTTTCCAAAGATGATTTCAAAACGGACCTTCCCACAATAAAAATACAACCTTTGATTTTAAGATTGTACTTCTTATCTATAATTTATTGGACAACTTTTTTGACCGAAGATCGAATCAAATCGAACTTGAAAAAACTCTCAATTCAGGACTTTTTCTGCGCAACCTCAAATCCAAACTTGTACAAACATTCCTAAGAAAAGGTCTACCTTTATCGGTCAAAGAGAGAAGATTTCCTTCCCATCTGACTAAAGTATCGTCCTCCATAGAGGCCAAATACAGCCTCACTTCTCCCAAAATTTCCTCCGGTACTATAACCTTTCCACTGGTCGATAATTGCAGAATCAAAGACCTTTGTATCAGATCTTCCTCGTTCAACTTATGTCCCCGAAGTGTGGCGAATCTTTCGGCGTGGATACGCTTTTGATATTTTTTGACAATTTTCTCGTTTTGATGAAAACAATCCCAACTATCAGAAATTGCGGAAACTCCAAGCCCCAAAAGCATATCCGTTGTTTTAGCAGTGTATCCCATAAAGTTTCGGTGTAGATTTCCGTTTTTGACAGCTTGAAAAAGTGAATCCGATTCCAACGCAAAATGATCCATTCCGATCTCGATATAACCCGCCTTTAAAAACATTTCTCTGGAAACTTCGTATAATTCCCGTTTTGCGGAACCGGAAGGTAAATCTATTTCCGTAAACAATCTTTGAGACGCCTTAAGCCAAGGAACGTGCGCGTAACTGTAAAACGCGATTCTATCCGGACGTAACTCTAAGGTTTTTTTAACGGTGCGTTTCATGTTTTGCAGATTTTGTTTCGGAAGTCCGTAAATCAAATCGAAGTTTACGGAAGTATATCCTAGTTTTCTAGAAAGTTCAGTGATTCTTTCCGTCATCTCGAAAGGTTGTGTACGGTTGACCAATCTCTGAACTTCCGGATCAAAATCTTGAACTCCTAAACTGATTCTCTTAAAACCGAAATCACGTAAGATTTTTAGTTGTGTATCTCTGGTTCTGCGGGGATCTACTTCGAGAGAAAATTCGTATTTGGAAGATAGATTCATTTTTTTTAATATTGAATCTAAAAGAATTTCCAAATTCTTCTCCGATAAGTAAGTAGGAGTCCCTCCTCCCAAATGGAGCTCTTTTAACTCTCTTTTCTCTATTTCCGGAACCTCTTTTACATAATTAGAAAATTCTAATAGAATAGATTCTATATACGGATCTTCCACGGAATGATTTTTTGTGATCGAAGTATTACAACCACAAAAAGAACAAAGAGTTTCACAAAATGGTATATGCAAATATAAAGAAAGCGATGAATGTTCAAAACGAAGACGTTTTCTTACTTTTTCCAACCATTCTTCCGTGGTAGGATTTTCGGACCAGTAAGGTACAGTAGGATAGCTAGTATATCTAGGTGCGGGAATATCATACTTTGCAATTAAATCTTTCACAGCAGTCATCGAAACGTATCTCT
This genomic window contains:
- the hemH gene encoding ferrochelatase; protein product: MKNRILFINLGGPRNEFEIEKFLIDLFEDPFVFDLPLPEWIRRPLGKWIAKKRTPKIAKTYESMGFGGGSPLVSETNKQADAITQTLKKITGETWESIVTMTCGHPNIRDIPREFMIPSNKNIIFPLYPHFSRSTVLSTAKLIEQNVGFCPLGVEGWVTPFHSSQIYLESILNLILDFFQGKLNQKDFLHSDSFRKVPDWETIDLVFSAHGIPIRLIQKGDRYKEEIDSNVKNLKKLLYENGFLGKCHISFQSRVGPSKWTEPNTIQMLEGLGKKGVKRVAIYPISFVSDHLETLEEIGEQFKKVAHQNGILEYYRIPAPGIYPKFIEAMAKIALESSQTSRKECLCKKLGGFNLNSAECTRLIS
- the hemG gene encoding protoporphyrinogen oxidase, whose product is MRTQSPDYIVIGAGFTGLLYSTLAVLEGKSVFLYEKQNRSGGLVGSIQTPFGLVETAANGVLNSYQLEELASTLGLKILTAEKKSKKRFIWKNGSPTRFPLSFLDTLRVLYGILVISAEIRTGESVYQWGVRVLGKGAVKNVLEPGLGGIYAGNLKDMSAELVLGGWITSKGSLLKNIRRIKKIKTKNPKQKRGTVSFRGGLGELLNAMEAKIKSSPNSKIYYSQESPTLSSIRKKYPNSKIILSCGLESSLKLLSSSFPVFKRYEKLCKTLGIVTVTRFGNQPLLGEKNGFGILFPSDSGFRARGVLFNSSIFSGRVSKGHYSETFIFGGALDQEIVKFKEREIINVLEEDRKKITIQNEEPLNHYVTIWKSALPIYDLALLEFNKELDRSLPEGIFVEGNFRYGIGLGSILERAWNVMRN
- a CDS encoding LA_0442/LA_0875 N-terminal domain-containing protein → MGRSVLKSSLEKLVLVFGILFIFIFSISAETVLLQEGGSYRGKVITQNQKTLTIQTKHGKHVISKKEILKVIYKDVSEEEEEKVRNAEIQRLEEEKLTKQRNLELKKQQEEEERLRREREAAEKNKPVPPPPPPPKKQPEVSRVGALARSVVLPGWGQWASERKFAAIIYPTLFLAAGYAVYENNRKYVVAKREYESYGNPYSNSSLALAALGMPNPELPPVITDPVVLHFYNQELSPYQDKREAVDKAYKNLQASIGVLAGIYVINLMDAFIFGGQISSTVGISNGATKGLIFDYNPMANSGTTNGGFTNGPTFESKYTFGYRYQF
- the hemN gene encoding oxygen-independent coproporphyrinogen III oxidase codes for the protein MTAVKDLIAKYDIPAPRYTSYPTVPYWSENPTTEEWLEKVRKRLRFEHSSLSLYLHIPFCETLCSFCGCNTSITKNHSVEDPYIESILLEFSNYVKEVPEIEKRELKELHLGGGTPTYLSEKNLEILLDSILKKMNLSSKYEFSLEVDPRRTRDTQLKILRDFGFKRISLGVQDFDPEVQRLVNRTQPFEMTERITELSRKLGYTSVNFDLIYGLPKQNLQNMKRTVKKTLELRPDRIAFYSYAHVPWLKASQRLFTEIDLPSGSAKRELYEVSREMFLKAGYIEIGMDHFALESDSLFQAVKNGNLHRNFMGYTAKTTDMLLGLGVSAISDSWDCFHQNEKIVKKYQKRIHAERFATLRGHKLNEEDLIQRSLILQLSTSGKVIVPEEILGEVRLYLASMEDDTLVRWEGNLLSLTDKGRPFLRNVCTSLDLRLRRKSPELRVFSSSI